The segment AGTGTGTGTAAGGTGTATTTTCCTACTATGTGTGTTCCGatgtataaaaacattaacactgtcTTCTCAGTGTTTCTTTTACACTTTCGTTCAGGCTGTACTACTCCTATCCGTCCAACAGACTGTGCTCTCACCCCATGTCACGAATGTAGAGATGTTGTTGAGACTCCACTTATGGCAGATTGTTTATGAGGTTTGGTAgatagaagaaaagaagaacaggaagtgaCTTCTGACGTCTGTGTggtttatttgtcttttgttacATATTCCAATTCTCATAAGACATATGTATACAGGATGAGAAAGCAGACAACCAGGAATTATTTTCCTACTTGAGCACAGCCCACTCGCAGCTCTATGCCAAGCAAGGTCACCAGTGTGGGGAGCCTGAAATGCAGTTTggttattttgtaatttaaaactGTGAATACTATTTTAATTCAGCTTAGTTCAATATTCATCTTAATCCCATGAGGCAATTGGTTTGCAGCAAATAATTGAGAGGTTTTATTAAGTTGTGTAGTTCTCAATTTATTCACACTTTCTCATCACATGGCTGGCAGCTTCAAAATCCTTTGAATCTCTCGCGTTCCTTTCAgctaattaaaaattaaaattgagTGAGCTACAGTATAATAACAAAAGTCAAGTATCAGTGCTCCGGTCCACTGTAGTTTATTAAGTCATTCAGTCTCTTGGGCCTTTTGCTAGATTGTTAATCCAGCCCTGAGGAAATGCTGAAATTGACTatgacacaaagagagaaatagCAGCAAAGAGATTAATAAGCTCACCTGTGCTTAAACTTGTGGTGACTGTTAGCACGGTGATATTAAACTCTTTATGCATAGTTTTAGTTCCTGTATTGACAGTCAGTGTGTAAACTCCAGCATGGGCATCAGTCACCTTCCAGAGCTCCAGAGATTCTGTTTTTGACACCAGATTCTTGTTCTGGGGCAAAATAAGatgcagcacaaacatgcattttgtttatttataatgcACTGTAGAACTGAATGTGAATGAATTAAGTAAAATTCACTAGAATGGCAAAACATTGATTgattaatagtttttttgttaCCTTGGTCCACCTGTACTGAGCATTAGGAAAGGTTCTGCAATGAATTGTGACATTTTCTCCACTTTGGGCCTCAACAGTGCTATTCACATCACATGTTAATTCATCAGCTTCTAATTGAAAGAACAAAATTATAATCAGTGCTTGACAACAAAACCTTGGAAATCATTTGCATGTGTGAAATGAAGATGATATCCACTACAGAATACTGGCTACTGTGGTTTCAGATGCAACACAAGTGCACGTAGTGCAAAAACCCCCCTCTGCAACAGTCGTTTTCAGCTTAATAGAACATGACTGTACTGTACGTgactgttaaagaaaaaaagcgTTGATGaaaatatgatgatgaaaataaacGCGTCATGGCGAACGTTATGTGTTGTTGTAGTCATTACATATGTTTGAAGGAAATAACTTCtgaaaagataagaaaatataTTGCACATCTCTATCTAAGCATTTAATCCTGCTCGGACAGCAGATTCTGGTTGAGGTATGTGGACATGGCTTGGCATGGACTTACCTTTGATTTTTAGCTCTGCTTCACATGTGAGGGAGCCCAGAGGGAAAGATGCTATGCGGCAAATGTAGATGCCACTGTCCCATTTAGTCACAGCAGAAAGTTTTAGAGGGAAGCTGTTTACCTTGCCTGCATCATTCTTCTCAATCACTATAGTGACATTTGGCTGGAATTGATGAAGTCCATAATGTGGGCTATACACAACaagctttgtgttttcttcatttttcttacTCCATTCAATATTGACAATCTCAGCTCCGCCGTTCATAGTACAGGGTAAGGTAACATCCTGGCCCACTACTGCTTCCATGGTTTTGTAATGGGGCATCTCCACATTTGCTGGAAAGCAGGCAAATAAAATCAGAGAATTATAATGAGGCAGCTTGTCGAGTGAAAAGCTAACACACAGTTCAAACCCATAGTGAATATCCTATCTTTACTGTTACAAGCAACACATCATTCAGGATTACCTTGTGTAATAGAGGCGAGGAACAGGAGAGAGAATGCAGTTCCCAGTGTATTTCCAGCCATGTTGGAGCTCCCCAAACTCATTACGATTAATCGGACTGAATCCAGCGAGAGATTCAGAAAAGATAGAAACAATAGACTGTCAAGTGAGGTTAAAGAGTGCGGCATAgactgtgagacagaaacatatCTTTACCGGAAGCTACACAGAAAAGTGAGTCATAGATGAAACTGTGGTGAAAACCACTGGTGCAGAGCGGATATATGCATTAGCTTTTGCAAAAATAATGGCACAGTTTAAAATATTCCTGTAGTCAGGACTTACTAACTACATGCATAACAGGCTTAATTGATTTTAGATAACATCACTGATGATCAAAATTATCCAGGAAAAAGGGAACGCTTAATCATCACAGCATAACACCAAGTTAGTTATTTTTCAGGGATACCAATCTGTCTGTTCAGCATGCACAAGTGGTTTCAAAAAGGTTTCATCTACTTTGCTTATGAACTAGACTAGACCAACATCATGACTTCCAACAGACCACTGGTGTGCAAGTTTCTCACGAAACAGGAACAGACTCCATCATGGTTTCATGAGAACCTGATGTCCTCTAGTACTGTACACCCTGTGCAACATGGAGGTTGACTGGCATTCGACCGAGAACACCAGAACTGGCCAGGTCCGTCACTGGCACCTCGttctcttcacagatgagagcagatTACGAGTGAGCACATGCGACAGATGTGAAAGAGTCTGGACACCCTGGGGGGAATGTTGtgctgcctgtaacatcatCGGGCATGACTGGTGTGGTGGGAGGTCAGTGATGATCTGGGGAGACATATACATGGATATTAATGCCACACTTGTGACTTCAGTCACATTTTATCTATATCCATacattccattatttatgaacCCAACTGTACATTTCTTCCACCTCCATCTGTTCAACTCAAGCAGAAACTCACTTAAATCAAATAAAGATGATATAAGTGGAAACTCTGCTTAATAGCTTGATAGTATTTGTCCTTCAGATCACAGCGTTGCTTTGTCCTCTGTATTTGTTGGTGATTAGCATCTCAGAACTTAACTATAAGGCTTGACACACTTGCATTGGGATAAAGAGCTCAAAGAAAATACGACATAAATGGTGAGCAATTCTggcaaatgtcattttattattccaattaaataatttgttttcccTATTCTTTAGAGACAAGTAATTTTCAGGACATTATGTCACAACACTGGATTTCTGATGCATAAATTAATTCTTGATGAATCATTTGTCTGCAGCTTTGAAAGAGATGGATTCATATAATCATAGCCAATTGGCACAGACCAGAGgaataaactgaataaactgtGAAAACGGTTTGAATTGTCTCACCAAAGACCATGCTTTGTGCATATCTAATGGTGAGCCCGTGCGAAGACGAAGCTGATAATGCGGTAAATGCTTTGTAAAATATTCTTTAGGGATTTAAGATATAATTTGTTGATACTGTTTGATGAACGGATGTTTTTTTGCTGCCTAATTTCATTAGCTAatcaaaaaaaacattgctgctaACTGAGCAACTTAAATTTTTTTATCACTCCTTCACAAATTATGAGTTCTTCCCTACCTGTAGACCATGCAGTGCATTCAAATGACAGTTTTACAGACTTTCTGTGTGTGACCTTAATAACTTAAACTGGGCCTCAGATGATCGACTGCTATCCAATGAGAGATCTATCAGCATTCTGTCAGTGCCTTATCAACGTGGAAGGGGACCTTGGTGCATTGTTCCATTTGATAAGAGCAGCATCACTTCCTCAGGGGAGTCATAGAAATCTCAAAGATTTCTGACAGACCATAACATCACTCTGACTACTTCATTCAGAGGTCCAACCAGAGTGGTGATAAGAAAATGTCGGGGATTTGGCTAATAGGCATGATTTTCGACTCTAATTACTGTCTAAAGTTCCAGACAGAAAGGTTCAGTGGGAACTATTCTTATTCATGACTAAACAATAATGGAGAAAATGAATGACTGTTCGTGGCAGTCCCTGCTTTCTGCTTCCTTCAGTGTGATAAGATGAAAAGACAGTGCTGTGACCTGCTGGTGCACCCAGCCCCACCCTCACACTCCAACATTTCCACACTGAGGTCATGCCTGTTCTGAAAGTCTCTAGGGCCACTGGATACCACTGTGACCTACGGCAAATTGCATTCTTTTGCAGCATGTTGCAACAGAAGACTAATTGTCAAGTCTGTAGACTTTTAAATGCTGTATgctgtatatctgtgtgtgaggTAAATCACATTCACTGCTCAGTTTTGctgtaaacactgtgttttttctctatgTGTGATTTTTAGAGGAGTTGTGTTATTGAAATCTAGATGTGTTGCTATATGAACCACAGCTCACTTTACACATGAAAGCTAGATtcatatatacaaatatacatttgaGGGCTTTTACACTCCTACAGAACCCTACAGTCACAAGTAGTACACATCATGTGGGAGTCATAAAAGTCTGTACAAAATGTCACTGTGTGACCACCTGACCTGAACACTGAAATCCCGAGAGCCAGGCTGCTAGCatgcataaaaaacattttttacttttaacactCACATTTTGACCATTGATGGTACACAAGGTTTCAGGGAGAATCATGTTCTGTGAACCATGAGTACTGCTACCACAGTCTGTATGTACCGAGCTTGTATCTTGATGGAGAGGCTGAAAGAAAGGAGGAATGACAGGCAGGCCAAGTTCACTATCCTTAGGCTGCATTGTGagcaatgatttaaaaaaaaaaagccatgtGGTGAAAAAAACTGCAGGACTGAAGCCAAAACACAAGACTTTGGGGTCTTTTATTTACTGGCTTTATTTTGTAGGAAGGAATCGACCCATCtagaaaatgacacatttatagtgatttttttttgcacctCCTTCACCTTTCCTCAATAGTTCCTATTATTTGATAATGATGTGCAACTTCAAACTCTGAACAACAACGTTTTCAAAGTATGAAGTTTTGGAGATTGTTGGGAGAGGGAGTGTGGGTGAGCGAGGGACTGATTGAGACagtggaattttttttttttttttaactaggaCACGCAATGAATGGTTTAAGATTGTGAATGCTATTTGGGGGTGTAAGgcacaaaaacatgtatttCATTTTCCTACACAACATAACCGCCATCAATGGTAAATATATGGTAAATAGATGCATTAGCTATTGATAACATTTAGTACTGTCATGGTATGTGCCACTTAAACACTTCtctgtttaactttatttcCTTATGTCTTGGTCAGTTCTAATAAAATCCCTTTTCACTGTGAGCCTGCTTTGTTCTCGTTCACTTGGATCTACTATTTTGTTTGACATCTTGTTATTGTGGTGGGTGACTTTGTTTTAAGCTTCTTATTGAGTAATTTGTGAAAAAAAGCTAAACCTTAAATGGGGCCTTTTCTTTTATCACTGCTGGCTTGTTGAACAAGACTGGCCAGATGTCTATGTACTTCACACGTACAGAATCTGCACCGTCTTTAAATCTCCCCCACTTGAGGATGAACCAGCCTTTTatgctctctttctcccactcgTCATATTTGCAGTATTTCACTGGAAACTAGTTAAAAGATGAAAGAGAGCTCTCATGGAACTGAAGTAACTCCATTATTGATGGATCATCAGCTGCACAATTTGAGTTGTTTTTGATTtgagaagcagaggagagaagggaaaagtATTGTGGTTGGATCCTGCAACAGGAATAACTCgacagttttactttattagaCAAGAAGAAGCCGAAATATTTGCCAAGAGATGTACATCCTAATAAGAACAATCCCTATATGATGagcattatttatattaaactcACCAGTGTCCCATTTTCATGGAGGCAAGTTGAACAAAACAGTGGCTGTCACCATTctctctttttacattttccctGAGTCCATCAGTGGTCCATTGAAAGTTCGCACTCAAAATGACATATTGTCACGTCTCAGGGTCCCAAATCCTTGCTCAGTCTTGGTCCAAACACTGCTCCCGACGGCCAAGGCTCACTCTCTtaggatctgaacaaactgtggattcatttgtttttgtggatgCATGTTAGGTTTCAGCTGCTACATAAATTTCAGGAttcaaagatgaactgattcCGACTGTCTGTGACCTAAACCTGGGCCTCATTCAAAGTTTGAGCCATAAGTGTGCCACATTTCTAGTGCAAACTTCACACTTGTGCACTAGAATCTACACAGCTTTTCAGCATGAcaatgtacaggcacattttagATGGGATAATATGGGCTCTTTCAAGTAAAAGTCATTTGTGTTGAATACCTCTAACTCCGTAATGTTACACCAACAAAACACTcttgtttcactgttgtttcactggCACATAGTTCATTTTAGCTAACACCAGAACCTCAATACTGTGACCCAGCGCTAGAATTTTGACTCCAGTGAATTTGCTGTGTGACCAGGACTTTTGCTATtgcaaaaatagatttttaatctGAGCCAGGTTGTCCTGGTAAAAAACTAaagattaaatgaaaaacataatcaTAAATCAACACCAGACCTTTGATTTACTTggaacaaactgaaaataaaaagaaatggaagaacTTCGTACCTTAGAAAGAGGTACAGATGGTGActcaataaatatatacacagaattaCAATACTCTGCACAATCTAAGCCCACAATGACCTATAAGGTACTACAAAGTAGtccaggaaaacaaaacaattaactTTCAGTATGTAAGAAAAGACTCTACAATCTAGTAATCACACAATGCAACTTAAGACGAACAAAATGTGGCCAAGTAATTTGAAGTCAGTTTATGCCCACGTAACTCTGATCCTATAACCAAATTTAGAAATGTAGTATTGTATCAAAGCAAATCAGTGTTATTTAAAAGCCATCAAAATGCCAGCTTAGAGCCGGTAATTCCCAATTATCCCCTGGACATGACTAAAATATTGGtatcaaacaaagacagagagacatattTCCCCTTTCTGAGAGGCGTAAAAATCttaattctttttatttccgCTTGCTTCCTCCAGTGGGCGAGGCTTTTTGCTGCCACATACATTAGAACTGATCCCTCTCACATCACAAATACGCTTGGCAAAtttgttgtacttttacttagTTAGTATCACAACTTATTTAGATTATGACTGCAATCGAAAGAAAGTGCAAGTTGTCTTAGGGTTTCTTGCTGGACTGAAAGCCCCCTTGTTCCCCTTGTCCCCCTTGTTCCCCTTGTGCCCACCGTGTTTCTTCTTAGTTAGAGTTCTTGAGGTAGAGGTAAGTTCCTGTTAGTACCAGTCTGCTATTATTGTGCATCCATTCAATAACCCAAACAATTGATTGAGTTCTGCTAGAAAAATTAGCTTGATGAAAATTAGAAAGTCAGAAGTGACCACAGATACAGTTCTGTACATATGTTTTTAAGTACATAAAGCACTAAAATACTTAAATTGGTAAACATCATATTTAATGTGAAGCCTTGGgtagaaaaacaacactatTTCTGTGCTTGCAGCAACAACATCTCAGTGTTTCCATGGGAGTGTGCTTGTCTTTGTGCTGTTACATGGTACAGGAGTGGCTAAGGAGAGTACTGTGTACTAACAGCAGGCTACTTGTGCACAATACACACGTTTCTCAACAGTGTTATTAGAGAAATGTTTTAACTTAAAGCtattatttttgtaatgttGTTGTATTCTGGGTATAAAGTGTTGCTGCTCAACTCTGCTCAGTTATTGCAGTATTCTGCTGTTGCTAATGGTACTACACACTGAATAACTGGGGCACATCAAGAGACAATCAAATATCACCAGCACACAGTGGGAGTGCCAATGTGGCCGTACAAATACAGCCTCTTGATTAGTTCGgcttggaagaaaaaaaatgttgaatacTTGTTTACGTCTCCACTGCCCCCAAAAACacgctgaaacacacacagaagtacGCAGACATATTATACTTTCTTTTATACTGTTGTCCTAACTCTCTCAACTAAAGTGGGTTGGATTTTTGGCACTGTTCCATTAGCATGGTGAGCATCAGTGCACCCTTCTCTGCTAATCTTGAACTGTAGTGCATATTCACAGAGACCCTGGACAAGTTGTCAAAAACGTAAACCTCTGAAATGTCATACATAATAATAGACAAAATACCCCGCTGTCAGACACAAGCAGCGTGAATGTGAGAGATCATGCCTCAGCATCAGGAAGCTTTATTAGCCTGAAGGACTAAGATGGGGGCTTTTTTCCCAAGATGTTATCTGTAACCTTGATGAGGAAAATCATTTTTTACACCAGTCCACCATATCCATATTAAAGGTCCTTGGTTTTACTGGCATTTAGCTCATCTACTCTATTCATGCATGCATGATACATGCAGTGTAAGTGGGAAATGGCTACTATCTGTAAGCTGCAATGCATATGTATAGTACAGTAATGAAAAAGTGAGAAACTGCCCCATGTGACACAGCAACCTTAACTAAAGGGCACCTATATtactaattatttaattataattaaatatgcatgtacagtaataaactaattagtaattagtaatctaatctaatctaatcttatTCTCCTGTTCTGATATTAACAAGATAGTAGGTCCGTATGGGTCAAGCACATGCCACTCACCAGTTTTATATCTATTTTATACCCATACAACGAACTGCTGTATGATGTGGATTTAGAGAAACCAgtggttgtttttaataaaattatacTGCAGAATAACCAcactttattcatgttttactgACACTCACTAATTTCAGTTCCACGTCTTTAGCCATCCCCTTCCATTACAGCAGTTGTCATGATTACCTCTCCACTTCACGTCCCTCCGTCTGACAGAGATTCTCCTGTCATTTCTCACAACCACTTTTAAAGAGCAGTCATTAACAGCCAAGCATAATCACTGATTCCAATAACTTTGTTATTAAATATCAAGATCTCGATAAGGGGTGgctaaagataataataaaaatgtgacaaaggaGATAAAGGTTTGAGGAGTTTGAACGCACTGTAAATTCTAATATTTGTCCTAACTTACATATGTTTCTTACATTTACTCATCTAGTAACACATGTAGCCTACTTACTAGTTCAAGTACTAAACAATCAAGTACATTAGTATCAAAGAAAGCAATTAAATTAATAGACCATTGGATGTACAGTAATAATGCAAGAAACTGGAAAACCTGGAAGCAAGTATTAACAGCAGTCTGGAACAATTGGCAACTGGACACGGCAACtgaatttcaattcaattcaattcaatttatttgtatagaacttttttacaattgacaatgtcacaaagcagctttacacaagcaagaAACCATGGACGTTTACATGAAAAGTGAATGTATATAAATCAGaataatctgattgtccctgatgagcaagccaagGGTGACGGTGGCAAGTAAAAACTCCCGGAgaagacaacaggaagaaaccttgagaggaaccagactcaacagggaacccaacctcatatgggtgattacatacAAGATTTTCTTCTTGATTTTCTTCACTACTcatttccttcttgttaggtttcactactcatccaagtagcttcatcatACTGATGAGAACGTTTCAAAGTAACAAGAAGTAAGTCCAGTTcccatgactcaacttctaaATAAAGTAAGCACAGTTTTAATGATCCAAAAAATGCAGTCAGGCCCCTTTTaagttgaaatgaaaatgtaaacacagcagaaaaataagCAATTTGCTCAGAAACCTTGACGCAATCAAATCTTCCTTTATTAAGTTCCTGCTCAGTAGTCTGTCATGTCGAGTTTGAGAAAGTTTGTAATAACTGAAACTGCCACAAAGCCTCCTACACAAAGTCAATAATAAAGCACCAGTATTGTTCACATTTTGGGACATTTGTGATATCTGGAAAGATGCACACCaataaacacaacagaacataTCTCATGCGTTGGCTATTACATAACCTTCTGGATGCAGGCCTACACAATATTACAAAAAACTCCAAGTTAAATAGAAGGGCTCTCTTTATCAGTAAAAAGCTGCCAGAGACAGCAAATGGGATGTCAAAAACAATTATACATTAGACATCTCAGCATTACAAAGCAGGATCTGCGACTGACTCCTCTACCCACATCAAGTCTGCTTATGCAACTCCCGCTGTTCTCGTTCGGGCAAACAGCCAGTTAGTTAGCTTGtagagcacagcagcagcagcagctccagtatctacacactgacaaacagctTGGTCTTGGTTTGTGCAGTCTGACTCTCAGTCAGGTAGctggcagctccatctcaaCTACAGGCTTAGTGACAATGCAATTGGAAAATAGTGCGCTTAAAAGAGGACAAGGTGATGGTTTAAGCAAAGATCTGCAGCTGGATGGTTGGATGTGCAGCTCATGTGACTTTGATATATGAGAGTAGGattttcctctgctgtggcAATGATTGTAAGAAAAGAAGGGATTGTAATACTGCTAAATAAGGTACTGCACAATTTtggaaaaacagacaaattctCAACTAGACTGTCTCCCTTTTCCTCCTCAAAAGTCAACAGCAACATGAAGCAGGGGGCAggatgtgctgtttttgttgcataAACCTAACCACAACAGCACATGACCAGGATATGAAGCCTCAGATATGAAAGTTGGGCTCTTTGTTTGCCCACATTCATACCCTTATTGCATGtggcagaaaacacacaacagaatatAATGCTGGCAGTTTCTAAGAGATAatgctgatttaaaaatatttttacatacacCAGTCAAAGTCCAGAATACACTGCCTCATCTATCCATGGAGTGTCCTTTGCAGTACACATAACCAACTTCCAGTCTCCGCAGACActgctgtgctgttgtgttttgtgtttttagtccCTCGAAGCAACGTATGACAAGGCCCAGTGTGACAAGAGCTTGCTGTTGCACTACAGTCCTAAATCCACTCAGTGCTACTTTTCCACAAGGGCATGATCTAGATGTCCCCCTCAATGACGCACTGAGTCTTAATGAACCTCATGTATCTGCACCTCTTCATTCTGCTCCTCTCTGACTGTTAGTGTTGCTGCTCAAGTAAGTTCTTAAACAGGAGT is part of the Anabas testudineus chromosome 14, fAnaTes1.2, whole genome shotgun sequence genome and harbors:
- the si:ch1073-15f19.2 gene encoding T-cell surface protein tactile, coding for MPHSLTSLDSLLFLSFLNLSLDSVRLIVMSLGSSNMAGNTLGTAFSLLFLASITQANVEMPHYKTMEAVVGQDVTLPCTMNGGAEIVNIEWSKKNEENTKLVVYSPHYGLHQFQPNVTIVIEKNDAGKVNSFPLKLSAVTKWDSGIYICRIASFPLGSLTCEAELKIKEADELTCDVNSTVEAQSGENVTIHCRTFPNAQYRWTKNKNLVSKTESLELWKVTDAHAGVYTLTVNTGTKTMHKEFNITVLTVTTSLSTGLVTAVPQPNVTSEGLIHSTDNSLTTSPTTHLPSTDTSVTLTVTKGTDVADRTTNPSNVTFTAEERKTTFTDDTHISVTSSTAEHTDPYHSLNSSTLSNSSAVFSPTQETDNDETTNESTTHRPSAGNVSLTPEESSSSVNLTENCGKSSANLKTKNGVVVEDNKRSHLLVLIIVPVLVLIVVVGELYRRHIIKKRMDLPPPFKPPPPPVKYTTARHSEISAKSFPISRCNSVTELMI